The Pseudolabrys sp. FHR47 genome contains a region encoding:
- a CDS encoding TRAP transporter substrate-binding protein, whose protein sequence is MTTRRQFALGTSLAAAALAAPTIAKAQTMKWRMVTSWPKRLPGPGMSAERVAERIRTLSNGRLDITVSAAGEVVPAFGVLEAVGTGVAEMGHTAAFYWQGKMAAAPFFTTVPFGLTPAEHVAWVEAGGGQALWDEMYKPFGVKPFMGGNTGVCMGGWFRREVKSLAELRGLKLRSLGLGGEVYRRLGATPQTTSPAEILTSIQSGVIDGAEFVGPGTDIALGLYRAAPFYYYPGFNKPNGTGEAIVSLKAWEALPADLKAVIAHACATEANYALAEMEKLNAQALGVLIKEHNVKLAQFPADVVAAARRQADDVLGEIASRDAMAGKVHQSYKSFRDSVADWSRVSIEAVLRARVG, encoded by the coding sequence ATGACGACACGCCGCCAGTTCGCCCTCGGCACCTCGCTCGCCGCAGCCGCGCTTGCTGCGCCCACGATCGCAAAGGCGCAGACGATGAAATGGCGCATGGTGACGTCATGGCCGAAGCGCCTGCCGGGCCCCGGCATGTCGGCCGAGCGCGTCGCCGAGCGCATCCGCACGCTGTCCAACGGCCGCCTTGACATCACCGTGTCGGCGGCGGGTGAAGTTGTGCCGGCCTTCGGCGTGCTCGAGGCCGTCGGCACCGGCGTCGCCGAGATGGGCCACACCGCCGCGTTCTACTGGCAGGGCAAGATGGCGGCGGCGCCGTTCTTCACCACGGTGCCGTTCGGCCTGACGCCGGCCGAGCACGTCGCCTGGGTCGAGGCCGGCGGCGGCCAGGCGCTGTGGGACGAGATGTACAAGCCGTTCGGCGTCAAGCCCTTCATGGGCGGCAACACCGGCGTGTGCATGGGCGGCTGGTTCCGCCGCGAAGTCAAAAGTCTCGCCGAGCTGCGCGGCCTCAAGCTGCGTTCGCTCGGTCTCGGCGGCGAAGTCTATCGCCGTCTCGGCGCCACGCCGCAGACGACGTCGCCCGCCGAGATCCTCACCAGCATCCAGTCCGGCGTCATCGACGGCGCCGAATTCGTCGGCCCCGGCACCGACATCGCGCTCGGCCTCTATCGCGCCGCGCCGTTCTATTACTATCCCGGCTTCAACAAGCCGAACGGCACCGGCGAGGCCATCGTGTCGCTCAAAGCATGGGAGGCGCTGCCGGCGGACCTCAAGGCGGTGATCGCGCATGCCTGCGCGACCGAAGCCAATTACGCGCTGGCCGAGATGGAGAAGCTCAACGCGCAGGCGCTCGGCGTGCTGATCAAGGAGCACAACGTCAAGCTCGCGCAGTTCCCGGCCGATGTTGTTGCCGCCGCGCGCCGCCAAGCCGACGATGTGCTCGGCGAGATCGCGTCGCGTGACGCCATGGCCGGCAAGGTGCATCAATCCTACAAGAGCTTCCGCGACAGCGTCGCCGACTGGTCGCGCGTGTCGATCGAGGCGGTGCTGCGCGCGCGCGTGGGGTAG
- a CDS encoding CoA-transferase, which translates to MTFLPEELLADQIANTIGDVRHVAVGNASPIPATAALLARERGKLTGTNRPYVSLLGSSQHTFWTDGGRELFDCAGQGRIDVFFLSGGQIDGEGNINLVEIGDHAHPKVRFPGSYGSAHLYYIVPKVILFRTEHSRRTLVPKVDFISAAGHSEPNVYRTGGPVALITNRCLFSFANGRFTLKSVHPGHTVEEVIEHTGFDFDRPAVVPETPAPTPETLALMREKVAPQLEALYPQFVEQVFGAGHRGNNNAER; encoded by the coding sequence ATGACCTTCCTCCCCGAAGAACTCCTCGCCGATCAGATCGCTAACACCATCGGCGATGTGCGCCATGTCGCCGTCGGCAATGCTTCGCCGATCCCGGCGACGGCCGCGCTTTTGGCGCGCGAGCGCGGCAAGCTCACGGGCACGAACCGGCCTTATGTGTCGCTGCTCGGCAGTTCGCAGCACACCTTCTGGACTGATGGCGGCCGCGAACTGTTCGACTGCGCCGGGCAGGGCCGCATCGACGTGTTCTTTCTCTCGGGGGGGCAGATCGACGGCGAAGGCAACATCAATCTCGTCGAGATCGGCGATCACGCGCATCCCAAGGTGCGCTTTCCCGGCTCCTATGGATCGGCGCATCTCTATTACATCGTGCCCAAGGTGATCCTGTTCCGCACCGAGCATTCGCGCCGCACTCTGGTGCCGAAGGTGGATTTCATCAGCGCGGCGGGCCACAGCGAGCCGAATGTCTATCGCACCGGTGGCCCGGTTGCGCTCATCACCAACCGCTGCCTGTTCTCCTTCGCCAATGGCCGGTTTACGCTCAAGAGCGTGCATCCGGGGCATACGGTGGAGGAGGTGATCGAGCACACCGGCTTCGACTTCGACCGCCCGGCGGTTGTGCCGGAGACGCCGGCGCCGACGCCGGAAACGTTGGCGCTGATGCGCGAGAAGGTGGCGCCGCAACTCGAAGCGCTCTATCCGCAGTTCGTGGAGCAGGTTTTCGGCGCCGGTCATCGCGGAAACAACAATGCCGAGCGATGA
- a CDS encoding CoA transferase subunit A gives MSLLQSVDEAVSTIADGALLIVPREVCGVPMAATRALIRRGIKNLHLVALPTSSMQADMLIGAGCVATLETSAVSLGELGPAPRFTAAVLSGAIKMKDATCPALHAALQAAEKGVPFMPLRGLIGSDVLKYRDDWKVIDSPFGNSDPIVLLPAINPDVALFHAPLADEHGNVWIGRQRELVTMAHASKRTIVTVEKIENRNLLDDPLYAAGTLPGFYVDAIAVAENGAWPLPLPDRYRADVEHLKLYAKMAASEEGFGEYVAKYVHENVAV, from the coding sequence ATGTCATTGCTGCAATCCGTCGATGAGGCGGTATCCACTATTGCCGACGGCGCGCTGCTGATCGTGCCGCGCGAAGTCTGCGGCGTGCCGATGGCGGCGACGCGGGCGCTGATCCGGCGCGGTATCAAGAACCTGCATCTCGTCGCGCTGCCGACCTCGTCGATGCAGGCCGATATGCTGATCGGGGCGGGCTGCGTCGCGACCTTGGAAACCAGCGCCGTCAGCCTCGGCGAACTCGGGCCGGCGCCGCGCTTCACCGCCGCGGTTTTGTCGGGCGCGATCAAGATGAAGGACGCTACCTGTCCGGCGCTGCACGCCGCCTTGCAGGCGGCGGAGAAGGGCGTGCCCTTCATGCCGCTGCGCGGGCTCATCGGCTCGGACGTGCTGAAATATCGCGACGACTGGAAGGTGATCGATTCACCGTTCGGTAATTCCGATCCGATCGTGCTGCTGCCGGCGATCAACCCGGACGTCGCGCTGTTCCACGCGCCGCTCGCCGACGAACACGGCAATGTCTGGATCGGCCGCCAGCGCGAGCTCGTGACCATGGCGCATGCGTCGAAGCGCACCATCGTCACCGTCGAGAAGATCGAGAACCGCAATCTGCTCGACGATCCCTTGTATGCCGCCGGCACCTTGCCCGGCTTCTATGTCGATGCCATAGCCGTCGCCGAGAATGGCGCCTGGCCGCTGCCGCTGCCGGACCGCTACCGCGCCGATGTCGAGCATCTCAAGCTGTACGCAAAGATGGCGGCGAGCGAGGAGGGGTTTGGGGAGTATGTCGCGAAGTATGTGCATGAGAATGTCGCGGTGTGA
- a CDS encoding methylenetetrahydrofolate reductase, whose amino-acid sequence METLQQKLSHGRFVITAEITPPVSFDRADLVAKAAPLKGLADAVNVTDGAGARSHMGALAAAAILIQEGIEPILQLTCRDRNRIALQGDLMAAAALGIRNLLILRGDDPSAGDQPDAKPVFDLDARGLLETARKLRDTNELPSGRKVAGTAAFFLGAADAPIDPPPGWEPKGLTGKVEAGAQFAQTQFCMDPDVVARYTARLAEHGLVGEGSADLKLIIGIAPLRSAKSARWMREKLFGTIIPDATVARLEAAADPAAEGRAIAVDLIAALAANPQVAGVHIMAPNNDEAVPDVIRAARARLKR is encoded by the coding sequence ATGGAAACCTTGCAGCAAAAACTCAGCCACGGGCGCTTCGTCATCACCGCCGAGATCACGCCGCCGGTGTCGTTCGATCGCGCCGATCTCGTTGCCAAGGCGGCGCCGCTCAAGGGTCTCGCCGACGCGGTCAATGTCACCGACGGCGCCGGCGCCCGCTCCCACATGGGCGCGCTGGCCGCCGCCGCGATCCTGATCCAGGAAGGCATCGAGCCGATCCTCCAGCTCACCTGCCGCGACCGCAACCGCATCGCGCTGCAGGGCGACCTGATGGCCGCCGCCGCGCTCGGCATTCGCAATCTCCTCATCCTGCGCGGCGACGATCCGTCCGCCGGCGACCAGCCCGACGCCAAGCCGGTGTTCGACCTCGACGCTCGCGGCCTTCTGGAAACCGCGCGCAAGCTGCGCGACACGAACGAACTGCCGAGCGGCCGCAAGGTCGCCGGCACCGCCGCCTTCTTCCTCGGCGCCGCCGATGCGCCGATCGATCCGCCGCCCGGCTGGGAGCCGAAGGGCCTCACCGGCAAGGTTGAAGCCGGCGCGCAATTCGCGCAGACCCAGTTCTGCATGGACCCTGACGTCGTCGCCCGCTACACGGCGCGGCTCGCCGAGCACGGGCTTGTTGGCGAAGGGTCTGCGGACCTCAAGCTCATCATCGGTATCGCGCCTTTGCGCTCGGCCAAGTCGGCGCGCTGGATGCGCGAGAAATTGTTCGGCACCATCATCCCGGACGCGACCGTCGCCCGCCTCGAGGCCGCCGCCGATCCGGCCGCGGAAGGGCGCGCCATCGCCGTGGACCTGATCGCGGCGCTCGCCGCCAATCCTCAGGTCGCCGGCGTGCACATCATGGCGCCCAACAATGACGAGGCCGTGCCGGACGTCATCCGCGCCGCGCGGGCGCGGCTCAAGCGCTGA
- a CDS encoding OsmC family protein: MLEYDVVAKRIDAHGSAAHCKDAEIILDTDVNGRADAFNPAELLLAAIAACMIKGIERIAPMNHFTYRGVQVRLHGVRQDSPPFMASISYELIVDTDEDDRRLELMHTNVRKFGTVSNTVAAATKLEGRIVRASKA; encoded by the coding sequence ATGCTCGAATACGACGTCGTCGCAAAGCGTATCGATGCGCACGGCAGCGCGGCCCACTGTAAAGACGCCGAGATCATTCTCGACACCGACGTCAACGGCCGCGCGGACGCTTTCAATCCGGCCGAGTTATTGCTCGCGGCCATCGCCGCCTGCATGATCAAGGGCATCGAGCGCATCGCACCGATGAATCATTTCACGTATCGAGGCGTACAGGTTCGCCTGCATGGCGTGCGGCAGGACTCGCCGCCCTTCATGGCGTCGATCAGCTACGAGCTGATCGTCGACACTGATGAGGACGATCGCCGGCTCGAGTTGATGCACACCAATGTGCGGAAGTTCGGCACTGTCTCGAACACCGTGGCGGCGGCGACCAAGCTCGAAGGTCGGATCGTTCGCGCCAGCAAGGCATGA
- a CDS encoding type II toxin-antitoxin system MqsA family antitoxin: MPKPPVCPETGKPMVRDTRPMEISYKGQSATIDMPGWYCDESGQSLFTADDMKVSDEALKELRLQVENLLKPQDIKRIRKKIGLTQREAGAILGGGPNAFQKYEQATVTVSKPMSNLLRVLERHPEEVEELKKQA; this comes from the coding sequence ATGCCGAAACCGCCCGTTTGCCCCGAGACCGGAAAGCCCATGGTTCGCGACACGCGGCCGATGGAAATTTCCTACAAGGGGCAATCCGCGACCATCGACATGCCGGGCTGGTATTGCGACGAGTCCGGGCAGAGCCTGTTCACGGCGGACGACATGAAGGTCTCGGACGAAGCGCTCAAGGAGCTGCGCCTTCAGGTCGAGAACCTGTTGAAGCCGCAGGACATCAAGCGCATCCGCAAGAAGATCGGCCTGACGCAGCGGGAGGCCGGCGCCATTCTCGGCGGCGGCCCCAACGCCTTTCAGAAATACGAGCAGGCGACGGTGACGGTCAGCAAGCCGATGAGCAACCTGCTGCGTGTTCTGGAAAGACATCCGGAAGAAGTCGAAGAGCTCAAGAAGCAGGCGTGA
- a CDS encoding DNA-packaging protein produces MQVEMTPLRQWTRLADDFIVMAHTHQEPPRHANNGGPWTTWLMLGGRGAGKTRLGAEWVRAQVFGAKPYAEQRAFNIALVGETAHDAREVMVEGPSGILRHCPRSERPQWTSTRRRLEWPNGAVATTFSADDPEQLRGPQFDAAWCDELAKWRAPDETFDNLQFGLRLGERPRQLVTTTPKPIPLIKRLVADPRTAVTRASTHANAAHLSPDFIEAVIGRYAGTRLGRQEIDGEIIEDRADALWSRAVIGAARVEAAPALQRVVVGIDPPASSRQGADACGIVAAGMAEGGMVYVLEDATVQGLAPDGWAMRAVALYRRLEADAIVAEVNQGGDMVKAVLKQIDRNVPVKEVHATRGKYLRAEPIAAMYAQGKVKHVGAGFAELEDQMCDFGVGGLSGGGSPDRLDALVWAVTELTRRGEWVGPRIRSLYDGPVGPKWTLSRRW; encoded by the coding sequence ATGCAGGTGGAAATGACGCCGCTGCGGCAATGGACGCGGCTGGCGGATGACTTCATCGTTATGGCCCACACGCATCAGGAGCCGCCGCGTCACGCCAACAATGGCGGGCCGTGGACCACATGGCTGATGCTGGGCGGGCGCGGCGCCGGCAAGACGCGGTTAGGGGCTGAGTGGGTGCGGGCGCAGGTGTTCGGCGCCAAGCCCTACGCCGAGCAGCGCGCGTTCAACATCGCGCTCGTCGGCGAGACCGCGCATGACGCGCGCGAGGTGATGGTCGAGGGGCCGTCCGGCATCCTGCGTCATTGTCCGCGCAGTGAGCGCCCGCAATGGACCTCGACGCGGCGCAGGCTCGAATGGCCGAACGGCGCGGTGGCGACAACATTCTCGGCCGACGATCCCGAACAACTGCGCGGCCCGCAATTCGACGCCGCCTGGTGCGACGAACTCGCCAAATGGCGCGCGCCGGATGAGACCTTCGACAATCTGCAATTCGGCCTGCGGCTGGGTGAGCGGCCGCGCCAGCTCGTCACCACGACGCCGAAGCCGATCCCGCTGATCAAGCGCCTCGTCGCCGATCCGCGCACCGCGGTGACGCGCGCCTCGACGCACGCCAATGCCGCGCATCTGTCGCCGGATTTCATCGAGGCGGTGATCGGCCGCTATGCCGGCACGCGGCTGGGGCGGCAGGAGATCGACGGCGAGATCATCGAGGACCGCGCCGATGCGCTGTGGTCGCGCGCGGTGATCGGGGCGGCGCGCGTTGAAGCGGCGCCGGCTTTGCAGCGCGTGGTGGTGGGCATCGATCCGCCGGCGTCATCGCGCCAAGGCGCGGATGCCTGCGGCATTGTCGCCGCCGGCATGGCCGAGGGCGGCATGGTCTATGTGCTGGAGGACGCGACCGTGCAGGGCCTCGCCCCGGATGGCTGGGCGATGCGGGCGGTGGCCTTGTATAGGCGGCTCGAGGCCGACGCGATCGTCGCCGAGGTCAACCAGGGCGGCGACATGGTGAAGGCGGTGCTCAAGCAGATCGACCGCAACGTGCCGGTGAAGGAGGTGCATGCGACGCGCGGCAAGTATCTGCGCGCCGAGCCGATCGCGGCGATGTATGCGCAAGGCAAGGTGAAGCATGTCGGCGCGGGCTTCGCCGAGTTGGAAGACCAGATGTGCGACTTCGGTGTGGGGGGCCTGTCGGGCGGCGGCAGCCCGGACCGGCTCGACGCGCTGGTGTGGGCGGTGACGGAGTTGACGCGGAGAGGGGAGTGGGTGGGGCCGAGGATCAGGAGTCTCTATGACGGGCCGGTGGGGCCGAAGTGGACTTTGAGCAGGAGGTGGTGA
- a CDS encoding type II toxin-antitoxin system MqsR family toxin produces the protein MTEKRTAHHDLASIQRAFAQGQGLFTKVAARDAAALGYGSRDIVAVIQTMKPGQFYKSMTSHYDESVWQDVYHVPHDGAVLYVKFTDNASLIEFTLLSFKEK, from the coding sequence ATGACGGAGAAGCGGACCGCGCATCACGATCTGGCGTCCATCCAGCGGGCCTTCGCGCAAGGACAAGGCCTGTTCACGAAGGTCGCCGCGCGGGACGCCGCCGCCCTGGGTTACGGCTCACGGGACATCGTCGCCGTCATCCAGACGATGAAGCCCGGCCAGTTCTACAAGTCCATGACGTCGCATTACGACGAGAGCGTCTGGCAGGATGTCTATCACGTGCCGCATGACGGCGCCGTTCTCTATGTCAAGTTCACCGACAATGCGTCGCTGATCGAATTCACGCTCCTGTCCTTCAAGGAGAAATAG
- a CDS encoding fumarylacetoacetate hydrolase family protein, whose amino-acid sequence MKLVRYGAPGREKPGIIAEDGKIRDLSRVVKDIDGDMIAAGGLAKIKKLNLKRMKPVSGKPRLGACVGNVKNFVAIGLNYSDHAAEAGLPVPKEPVIFWKHTSSICGPNDDTIVPKESLKLDWEIELGIVIGKRARYLDKAKAKDAIAGYFLANDVSERNFQIERSGGQWGKGKSCETFGPIGPWFVTKDEMKNPQNLNMWLDVNGEPRQRGNTKTMVFDCEFIVWYCSQMFVLNPGDIIITGTPPGVGLGMKPTPQFLKAGDVVTLGIDGLGEQKQKIVAFKK is encoded by the coding sequence ATGAAGCTCGTCCGCTACGGCGCACCCGGCCGCGAAAAGCCCGGCATCATCGCGGAGGACGGCAAGATCCGCGACCTGTCGCGCGTCGTAAAAGACATCGACGGCGACATGATCGCCGCGGGCGGTCTCGCCAAGATCAAGAAGCTCAATCTCAAGCGCATGAAGCCGGTCTCCGGCAAGCCGCGCCTCGGCGCGTGCGTCGGCAATGTGAAGAACTTCGTCGCCATCGGCCTCAACTATTCCGACCACGCCGCCGAAGCGGGCCTGCCCGTGCCGAAAGAGCCTGTGATTTTCTGGAAGCACACCTCGTCGATCTGCGGCCCGAATGACGACACCATCGTGCCGAAGGAATCGCTGAAGCTCGACTGGGAAATCGAACTCGGCATCGTGATCGGCAAGCGCGCGCGCTATCTTGACAAGGCCAAGGCGAAGGACGCCATCGCCGGCTACTTCCTCGCCAACGACGTCTCCGAGCGCAATTTCCAGATCGAGCGCTCCGGTGGCCAGTGGGGCAAGGGCAAGAGCTGCGAGACCTTCGGGCCGATCGGCCCGTGGTTCGTCACCAAGGACGAGATGAAGAACCCGCAGAACCTCAACATGTGGCTCGACGTCAACGGCGAGCCGCGCCAGCGCGGCAACACCAAGACCATGGTGTTCGATTGCGAGTTCATCGTCTGGTACTGCTCGCAGATGTTCGTGCTCAATCCGGGCGACATCATCATCACCGGCACGCCGCCGGGCGTGGGCCTCGGCATGAAGCCGACCCCGCAGTTCCTGAAAGCGGGCGACGTCGTCACCCTCGGCATCGACGGCCTCGGCGAGCAGAAGCAGAAGATCGTCGCGTTTAAGAAGTAA
- a CDS encoding toll/interleukin-1 receptor domain-containing protein — protein MKVFLSHSSKDKGFVEAVASLLKPGTFELDSLTFDKGALNAQVIIEALRRSDLFCLFLSNASAASGYVNFETLIGTELIASGKISQFLTVCLEEEAFEKASANVKLWNVVRRVANEDGAARLIQGHLVAAAEKARLSGHPFVGRQDEIAELEAHATNHLRPNAKAVFVSGNFGVGRRSLAAEFYGRQFRHVGKLFPTIQLDPFAGLEELFRRVLSALRPSMPVREATTRFHAFAAASEVEKTRQIADLINSLVPSSEAAVIIDRGGMLTDSGSFAPEFDKVISMLTDRPHPPAILIAPRMVPRRVRRAADDVIYLGLKSLKRDDTVRLLGGLLKAKGLVPNEASFNALVSLTDSHPFNVYRMVEEIEERGVAAFLADPTEFIEWKHRQSSEYISRIDFKEGERNVLAVLKQLPELDFSAIVDALHADPQAVSSNLSHLSHLHIVEANGDSFSLSPPLQIAIERDKRLRLPKELQALVMKRLAESLSIRLDEGTAPISLVDSAVLATLESGGAPSEIAAALMLPSHQVWLAKRHYDQKHWRECIRFATEALRGGRRLSDVGFVGASRYLCLSASRLGDDQTFNNGISQLEAKANTEWGGSNLAFLKGFNLRFKGQLAEAEKSFRRAYELSPGNLHAARELAEVCLARGNLPDAEHFAREAYSHAPTNPYHLDTLISVLIRKHGRQSKDLAELDDLFEVLRRVGDEGGHSFYTTRRAEFEHLWGSNKKAVALIDEAVKKTDRIFEPRRLQALIYLKEGNKTKAKEAISIMREMVTSQNPDERRSNFRAYLETLAQYHIEAGEYLAAKEIYSDTNSFTDAERQAGIRNIEIAESFAKERGGRH, from the coding sequence ATGAAAGTCTTTCTTTCCCATTCCTCGAAAGACAAAGGCTTCGTCGAGGCCGTTGCCAGCCTACTCAAGCCCGGCACCTTTGAGCTGGATTCTCTTACCTTCGATAAAGGTGCCTTGAATGCGCAGGTGATCATTGAGGCCTTGCGGCGTAGTGATCTGTTCTGCCTTTTTCTTTCGAACGCCTCTGCGGCGTCAGGGTATGTGAATTTTGAAACGCTAATCGGGACAGAGTTGATCGCGAGCGGCAAGATCAGTCAATTCCTCACCGTTTGTCTTGAGGAAGAGGCCTTCGAGAAGGCTAGCGCCAATGTGAAACTTTGGAATGTGGTTCGCCGCGTTGCCAATGAGGACGGTGCCGCGCGTCTCATTCAAGGTCACTTGGTTGCGGCAGCGGAAAAAGCGCGGCTAAGCGGCCACCCGTTCGTTGGTCGACAAGACGAAATCGCAGAATTGGAGGCGCATGCGACTAATCACCTTCGCCCCAATGCGAAAGCCGTTTTTGTCTCAGGAAATTTCGGTGTGGGTCGACGCTCCCTGGCTGCCGAATTTTACGGTCGGCAATTTAGACACGTCGGAAAGCTATTTCCCACGATACAACTCGATCCATTTGCCGGTTTGGAGGAACTTTTCCGACGAGTACTCAGCGCGTTACGGCCTTCTATGCCCGTACGCGAAGCGACGACGCGATTCCACGCATTCGCGGCTGCTAGTGAGGTTGAGAAGACACGCCAAATCGCTGACCTTATCAACTCGCTCGTCCCGTCGAGCGAGGCGGCCGTAATTATTGATCGCGGCGGCATGCTGACCGATTCTGGATCGTTCGCTCCCGAATTCGATAAAGTGATTTCTATGCTCACGGATCGACCACATCCTCCCGCTATTCTGATAGCGCCCAGAATGGTGCCACGCCGCGTTCGGCGAGCTGCGGATGATGTAATTTATCTAGGTCTAAAGTCACTGAAACGAGACGATACGGTTCGGCTTTTGGGTGGTTTGCTAAAGGCAAAAGGCTTAGTCCCGAACGAAGCTTCATTTAATGCCCTTGTGTCTCTGACCGACTCGCATCCCTTCAATGTGTATCGAATGGTTGAAGAAATTGAAGAGAGAGGAGTTGCCGCCTTTCTTGCCGATCCGACCGAATTCATTGAATGGAAACACAGGCAGTCATCCGAGTACATCAGCCGTATTGATTTCAAGGAAGGCGAACGAAATGTTCTAGCGGTACTTAAGCAGCTCCCTGAATTGGACTTTAGTGCCATAGTCGACGCGCTTCATGCTGATCCGCAAGCGGTCAGCTCAAATCTCAGCCATCTCAGCCACCTGCACATTGTCGAAGCAAACGGTGATAGTTTCTCACTGTCGCCGCCTCTGCAAATTGCTATTGAGCGCGACAAACGCCTCAGGCTTCCAAAAGAGTTGCAAGCGTTAGTTATGAAGCGGTTGGCAGAGTCGCTTTCTATTCGCCTCGATGAAGGCACAGCGCCGATCTCACTTGTTGACTCGGCGGTGCTTGCAACGTTGGAGAGTGGCGGAGCGCCATCAGAGATTGCGGCTGCCCTTATGCTGCCAAGCCACCAAGTATGGTTGGCGAAGCGGCACTACGATCAGAAGCACTGGCGCGAGTGTATCCGTTTTGCGACCGAAGCACTTCGGGGGGGCAGGCGTCTGTCGGATGTGGGCTTTGTCGGGGCAAGCCGCTATCTTTGCTTGTCGGCTTCCCGTCTGGGCGACGACCAAACTTTCAATAACGGTATTAGCCAGTTGGAAGCTAAGGCGAACACAGAATGGGGTGGCAGCAATCTCGCCTTTCTTAAGGGATTCAATCTTCGCTTCAAAGGTCAGCTCGCCGAAGCGGAGAAAAGTTTCCGGCGTGCCTACGAACTTTCACCCGGAAATCTTCACGCGGCCAGAGAGCTGGCCGAGGTTTGCCTTGCGAGGGGCAATTTGCCCGATGCAGAGCACTTTGCTCGTGAGGCCTACAGCCACGCTCCGACGAATCCGTATCATCTCGATACATTGATTTCTGTGCTTATTAGAAAGCACGGTCGACAATCGAAAGACCTGGCCGAGCTTGATGACTTGTTCGAAGTTCTAAGGCGAGTGGGCGATGAGGGCGGCCACTCGTTTTATACAACGAGGCGCGCGGAGTTTGAACACTTGTGGGGATCGAATAAGAAGGCAGTTGCGCTAATTGATGAAGCCGTGAAGAAGACAGACAGGATTTTTGAGCCTCGCCGCTTACAGGCGCTGATCTATTTGAAAGAGGGCAACAAAACCAAGGCGAAAGAAGCCATCTCTATTATGAGGGAGATGGTGACTTCACAGAACCCTGACGAGCGACGGTCGAACTTTCGCGCTTACTTAGAGACCTTGGCGCAGTATCATATCGAAGCCGGAGAATATCTTGCAGCGAAGGAAATCTACTCAGACACAAACTCATTCACGGATGCAGAGAGACAAGCAGGTATTCGGAACATTGAGATTGCAGAGAGCTTCGCCAAGGAGCGCGGTGGAAGGCATTAA
- a CDS encoding outer membrane protein yields MKRLSMAMTAGLFVATMAAPSFAADLPRPSYKAPIYAPAYYNWTGFYAGINAGYGFGKSDWSGAGGTGSTKPKGFIGGVQLGYNLQTGSWVWGLEADFQYSGMKASDSSGTGVCTGAGCESKMTWFGTGRGRLGYAGWDRWLPYVTGGAAYGNIKATPNAGGDWSKTKLGWTVGGGVEYALLANWTTKVEYLYADLGTVSGGTPTNDVTFKSHLVRAGLNYRF; encoded by the coding sequence ATGAAGCGTCTATCGATGGCCATGACTGCCGGCCTGTTCGTCGCGACGATGGCAGCGCCGTCGTTCGCCGCCGATCTGCCGCGCCCGTCCTACAAGGCGCCGATCTATGCGCCCGCCTATTACAACTGGACCGGCTTCTACGCCGGCATCAACGCCGGCTACGGCTTCGGCAAGTCCGACTGGTCGGGCGCCGGCGGCACCGGCTCGACCAAGCCGAAGGGTTTCATCGGCGGCGTCCAGCTCGGCTACAACCTGCAGACCGGTTCGTGGGTCTGGGGCCTGGAAGCCGACTTCCAGTACAGCGGCATGAAGGCTTCGGACTCGTCCGGCACCGGCGTCTGCACCGGCGCGGGCTGCGAATCCAAGATGACCTGGTTCGGCACCGGCCGCGGCCGCCTCGGCTATGCCGGCTGGGACCGCTGGCTGCCCTACGTGACCGGCGGCGCGGCCTACGGCAACATCAAGGCGACGCCGAATGCCGGCGGCGACTGGTCGAAGACCAAGCTCGGCTGGACCGTGGGCGGCGGCGTCGAATACGCGCTGCTCGCCAACTGGACCACCAAGGTCGAATATCTCTATGCCGACCTCGGCACCGTTTCGGGCGGCACGCCGACCAACGATGTGACCTTCAAGTCGCACCTCGTTCGCGCCGGTTTGAACTATCGGTTCTAA